GGGCGTGGAACTGGCCGGTGTGTACCGCCTGGGTTCCCAGTGGGAGTTCGGCGGCAGCGCGATGTACCTCGACACCTACTACGGCAAGGGCAATACCAACATCGACAACCGCGTGGCCGGCGCGCCCGAGCTGGTGCTGGCGGGCCGCATCAGCTACCGCGTACCGTTCGTGCCGGGCCTGCGGGTTGGCGTCGACGGCAAGTACACCAGCAACATCAAGCTCAACGCGACCAACACGCTGGAGGCTGGCGGCTATACCGTGTTCAACCTCGGCGCCACCTACAACACGCGCGTGTACGGCAAGGACCTGACGCTGCGCGCGGCGCTGAACAACCTGACCAACAAGCGCTACTGGGGCTTCCAGTATGAAAACTACCTGCAGCCTGGCGATCCGCGCAGCGTGAGCCTGACGGCGAAGATCGCCTATTGAGTTCAGTCCTCCATACCGCCTGATTTTCTCCGCTCTCCCGCGTGCGGCAGAGGGAGAACACAACCGCAGGTTTGACGACCCCGCCCTTGAGCGGGGTCTTTTCATTTGTGCGCCGCCAGGCACGGCAGGTGGCGTCCCCTCCTCCCGCGGTCACCCCGCACCCCTTCCCTTCTTTCGGGAAAACGAATGTTGACAATCATGAATCCTTGATCTACAACATCGTCTACATCTTCCAATTATTTTGTAGACAATTTAGTAGACAGCGCAGCAAGGATTCCCACGGCGCACAAAAGAGCCAGACGGCCATACGTTCGCCTATCGTCAAGACAACCATCTGCCAGGAGACTCAGATGATGCAAACGACCGTAACGCCAGACGCGACCGCCAGCGCCCCGCAGGCAGGGCATGCCGCACACGGCAATGCCCTGATCAAGCCCACCTACGACGAGCGGCTGACCAACGAGGACCTGGCGCCGCTGCGCAAGCAGACCTGGGGCACCTACAACATCTTTGCCTTCTGGATGTCAGACGTGCACAGCGTGGGCGGCTACATCACCGCCGGCAGCCTGTTCGCGCTGGGGCTGACCAGCTGGCAGGTGCTGGTGTCGCTGCTGGTCGGGATCGTGATCGTGCAATTCTTCTGCAACCTGGTGGCCAAGCCCAGCCAGATGACCGGCACGCCTTACCCGGTGATCTGCCGGGCTTCGTTCGGCGTGCTCGGCGCCAATATCCCGGCCATCATCCGCGGGCTGATCGCGGTGGCCTGGTACGGGATCCAGACCTACCTGGCGTCCAGCGCCTTCCTGGTGCTGGCGCTGCACTTCTTCCCCTCGCTGGCGCCGTATGCCGACCTCAGGCTGCACGGCTTTGCCGGGCTGTCCACGCTGGGCTGGGCCGCGTTCATGGTGCTGTGGGTGCTGCAGGCGCTGGTGTTCTGGACCGGCATGGAGACCATCCGCAAGTTCATCGACTGGGCCGGCCCGGCGGTGTACGTGGTGATGATCGCGCTGGCGATCTGGCTGGTGAACAAGGCCGGCTGGGAGAACGTCAACTTCACGCTGAGCTTCGTCAAGTACACCGGCTGGGAAGCGGTGCCGGTGATGCTGAGCGCGATCGCGCTGGTGGTGTCGTACTTCTCCGGCCCGATGCTGAACTTCGGCGACTTCTCGCGCTATGCCAAGGACTTCAAGTCGGTCAAGCGCGGCAACTTCTGGGGCCTGCCGGTCAACTTCCTGGGCTTCTCGCTGCTGACCGTGATCACCACCTCGGCCACGCTGCCGGTGTTCGGCAAGCTGATCACCGACCCGGTGGAAACCGTCAGCCATATCGACAGCACCTTCGCCATGCTGCTGGGCGCGTTCACCTTCATGACCGCGACCATCGGCATCAACATCGTCGCCAACTTCGTGTCGCCGGCGTTCGACTTCTCCAACGTGTCGCCCAAGCACATCAGCTGGCGCACCGGCGGCATGATCGCCGCGGTGGCCTCGATCTTCATCACGCCCTGGAACCTGTACAACAACCCAGAGGTGATCCACTACACGCTGGACGTGCTGGGCGCCTTCATCGGCCCGCTGTTCGGCATCCTGATCGCCGACTACTACCTGGTGCGCCGCCAGCACGTGGAAGTCGATGACCTGTACACGCTGAACCCGCGCGGCCGCTACTGGTACCGCAACGGCTTCAACCCGGCAGCAGTGGCCACCATGATTCCCGCGGCTGTCATCCCGATCCTGTGCGTGGTGGTGCCGGCCTGGCAGGCGGCGGCCAACTACAGCTGGTTCATCGGCATGGGCATCGCGCTGGTGCTGTACCGCCAGCTGGCGCCGCGCATGATGCCGGGCCACCTGGCCTCGCCTGCCGATCCGGCCGCCAGCAAGGCCTGAACGACCACTCTCCAACGACCGCATCCATCTCAGAGCCGCGTCCATGAAGCTGAAGATCATCAACCCCAATACCACCGAAAGCATGACCGAGAAGATCGGCCAGTGCGCCCGCGCCGTGGCCGAGCAGGGTACGCGCATCAGCGCGGTCAGCCCGCGCATGGGCCCGGCCTCGATCGAGAGCCACTATGACGAGGCGCTGTCGGTGCCCGGCATCCTCGACGAGATCCTGGCGGGCGAGCAGGAAGGCGTCGACGGCTACGTCATCGCCTGCTTCGGCGACCCCGGCCTGTATGCGGCGCGCGAGGTGGCCCGCGGCCCCGTGATCGGCATCGCCGAAGCGGCAATGCACATGGCCAGCATGGTCGGCAGCAGCTTCAGCGTGGTCACCACGCTGGCACGCACCTGCAATATCGCCTGGCATCTGGCCGAGCGCTACGGCATGAAGCGCTTCTGCAGCAACGTGCGCGCCTGCGACCTGCCGGTGCTCGACCTGGAGCGCCCCGGCTCGGACGCGCGCCGCATCATCACCGAGGCCTGCCGCCGCGCGCTGGTGGAAGACCGCAGCGAATGCATCGTGCTCGGCTGCGCCGGCATGACCGATTTGTGCGACGAGATCGCCGACGCCATCGGCGCGCCGGTGATCGACGGCGTGACGTGCGCGGTCAAGCTGGCCGAGTCGCTGGTGTCGGTGCGGCTGGCCACCAGCAAGCGTGGCGACTGGGCGCGGCCGCTGCCGAAGGCGTATGCCGGCATGCTGGCGCCGTATGCACTGAACTGAGGCACTGAACTGATGTTTCGAGAACCTCTTACCCTATCGCGCAACATGCTCCAGACACGTTATCCCCGCGACCTGACCGGCTACGGTGCCCAGCCTCCTCACGCCCGCTGGCCGGGCGGCGCGCGCATCGCCGTGCAGTTCGTCCTCAACTATGAAGAAGGCGGCGAGAACTGCGTGCTGCACGGCGACGCCGCCTCCGAGCAGTTCCTCTCCGAGATCGTCGGCGCGGCGGCCTATCCCGACCGCCACATGAGCATGGAGGGCATCTATGAATACGGCTCGCGCGCGGGTGCCTGGCGCATCCTGCGCGAGTTCGAAAAGCGCGGCCTGCCGCTGACCATCTTCGGCGTGTCGATGGCGCTGCAGCGCCATCCGGATCTGACGCGCGCCTTCGTCGAACTGGGCCACGAGATCGCCTGCCACGGCTGGCGCTGGATCCACTACCAGAACATGGACGAAGCCACCGAGCGCGAGCACATGCGCATCGGCATGCAGATCATCAAGGAGCTGACCGGCGAGCTGCCACTGGGCTGGTACACCGGCCGCGACAGCCCCAACACGCGCCGCCTCGTCGTCGAGCACGGCGGCTTGCTGTACGACTCGGACTACTACGGCGACGACCTGCCCTTCTGGACTGAAGTCGAAGTCACCGGCGGCGAAAAGAAGCCGCACCTGGTGGTGCCGTACACGCTGGACTCGAACGACATGCGCTTTGCCACGCCGCAAGGCTTCAACACCGGCGAGCAATTCTTCCAGTACCTGAAGGATGCGTTCGACGTGCTGTATGAAGAAGGCGACCCGAGCGGACAGGACAGCCCCAAGATGCTGTCGATCGGCATGCACTGCCGGCTGCTCGGCCGTCCCGGCCGCTTCCGCGCGCTGCAGCGCTTCCTTGACTACGTGCAGGGCCATGACAAGGTGTGGATCTGCCGCCGTGTCGACCTCGCGCGGCACTGGGCGCAGGTCCATCCGTTCCGCCCCGCAACGACTGCCTCTGCAATTGCCAGCGCTGCCAGCGCTGCCAGGGAAGCCGCCACGGCCTGACCCGCGCCGTCCCCGTCGCCATATTTGTGTACGATATAGCCGTGTTTCGTCGCCACTTCCGGCGACACCCCGACTGTCCGTACCCAGATATGGCAACCACATCGAAGAAGGCGGCGCCCGTCGCGGCGGCGAAAGCGCCGCGACGGCCCGCATCCAGAACCGCGGCCAAGGCCGCCCCGCCAGCCCCGCCGGATGAACCGGCCGGCAACGAGTCCGCCGCCGGCGAGGCTTCCGCCACCGAAGCCATCTATCTTGGCCTGCTGACCGCGATCATGGAGCATCGCCTGCTGGCCGGCACCAAGCTGGTGGAAGAACGCCTGTGCGAAGTCACCGGCGCCAGCCGCGCGCGCATCCGGCAGGTGTTCGCCCGCCTTGCGCATGAAAAGCTGGTCACGCTGGTGCCCAACCGCGGCGCCTTCGTGTCGAGCCCCACGGTCGACGAGGCGCGCGAAGTTTTCCAGGCCCGCCGTGTGGTCGAACCCGCGCTGGCCGCTGAACTGGCGCTGGGCGCCACGCCGGCCAAGGTCCGCAGCCTGCGCCGCCATGCCATGGAAGAGGACAACGCGCGCGCCCGCGGCGACCGCG
This genomic window from Cupriavidus sp. P-10 contains:
- a CDS encoding NCS1 family nucleobase:cation symporter-1 — protein: MMQTTVTPDATASAPQAGHAAHGNALIKPTYDERLTNEDLAPLRKQTWGTYNIFAFWMSDVHSVGGYITAGSLFALGLTSWQVLVSLLVGIVIVQFFCNLVAKPSQMTGTPYPVICRASFGVLGANIPAIIRGLIAVAWYGIQTYLASSAFLVLALHFFPSLAPYADLRLHGFAGLSTLGWAAFMVLWVLQALVFWTGMETIRKFIDWAGPAVYVVMIALAIWLVNKAGWENVNFTLSFVKYTGWEAVPVMLSAIALVVSYFSGPMLNFGDFSRYAKDFKSVKRGNFWGLPVNFLGFSLLTVITTSATLPVFGKLITDPVETVSHIDSTFAMLLGAFTFMTATIGINIVANFVSPAFDFSNVSPKHISWRTGGMIAAVASIFITPWNLYNNPEVIHYTLDVLGAFIGPLFGILIADYYLVRRQHVEVDDLYTLNPRGRYWYRNGFNPAAVATMIPAAVIPILCVVVPAWQAAANYSWFIGMGIALVLYRQLAPRMMPGHLASPADPAASKA
- a CDS encoding aspartate/glutamate racemase family protein produces the protein MKLKIINPNTTESMTEKIGQCARAVAEQGTRISAVSPRMGPASIESHYDEALSVPGILDEILAGEQEGVDGYVIACFGDPGLYAAREVARGPVIGIAEAAMHMASMVGSSFSVVTTLARTCNIAWHLAERYGMKRFCSNVRACDLPVLDLERPGSDARRIITEACRRALVEDRSECIVLGCAGMTDLCDEIADAIGAPVIDGVTCAVKLAESLVSVRLATSKRGDWARPLPKAYAGMLAPYALN
- the puuE gene encoding allantoinase PuuE, with product MLQTRYPRDLTGYGAQPPHARWPGGARIAVQFVLNYEEGGENCVLHGDAASEQFLSEIVGAAAYPDRHMSMEGIYEYGSRAGAWRILREFEKRGLPLTIFGVSMALQRHPDLTRAFVELGHEIACHGWRWIHYQNMDEATEREHMRIGMQIIKELTGELPLGWYTGRDSPNTRRLVVEHGGLLYDSDYYGDDLPFWTEVEVTGGEKKPHLVVPYTLDSNDMRFATPQGFNTGEQFFQYLKDAFDVLYEEGDPSGQDSPKMLSIGMHCRLLGRPGRFRALQRFLDYVQGHDKVWICRRVDLARHWAQVHPFRPATTASAIASAASAAREAATA
- a CDS encoding GntR family transcriptional regulator, producing MATTSKKAAPVAAAKAPRRPASRTAAKAAPPAPPDEPAGNESAAGEASATEAIYLGLLTAIMEHRLLAGTKLVEERLCEVTGASRARIRQVFARLAHEKLVTLVPNRGAFVSSPTVDEAREVFQARRVVEPALAAELALGATPAKVRSLRRHAMEEDNARARGDRAAMIRLSGEFHILLAEMAGNAILEKLIREMVSLTCLIITLYDRPGAPACAEHEHRQLIDAIEQRDAARASALMAEHLEHIEGSLDLSMPDSGAPDFYSIFSKG